In Burkholderia lata, the DNA window GAAAAATCGGCCCAGAGCGTCGTGCCTAGCACGCGAAAGCGCTGCGCGGGATCGACATAGACATCGTTGTTCAGGTAATGCACGTTGTCGAGCGCCTGCGCCGCATCGCGCATCGCCGTCTCCAGCGCGCCGAATTCCCCGTCGTAGTACTCGTGGTTGCCCGGCACGTAGATCACCGGCACCGCGGAATCGAACGTCTCGGCGGCCCAGCGCAGGCCTTCCGCGTGATTGTGGATGTCGCCGGCCAGCACGACGAGATCCGCGTCCGCATGCGGGATCGCGTCGGGCAGGTTGCTTTCGAGATGCAGGTCGGACAGGACACGGACTTTCACGGGCGTGGCTCCGGAATGGGTGGCTTCAGCGCAGGACCTTGCCGGGATTCATCAGGCCGCGCGGGTCGAGCGCGGTCTTCAGCGTGCGCATCAGCGTCGTTTCGACCGGCGACTTGTAACGCTGCGCGTCGTCGATCTTCAACTGGCCGATGCCGTGCTCCGCGCTGATCGTGCCGTGGTGGCGGTGCACGTTGTCGTAGACGATCCGGTTGATCGGCGCCTGGAACGCGGCCAGGAACGCCTTCGGATCGCCGCCTTTGGGCATCTGCACGTTGTAGTGGAGATTGCCGTCGCCGAGGTGGCCGAACGTGACCATCCGCGCGCCCGGCGCAGCCTGCTGGATCGCCGCGTCGGTCTCGTCGATGAAGCGCGCGATCGACGAAATCGGCACCGCGATGTCGTGCTTGATGTTGAGCCCCTCGTCGGCCTGCGCGAGCGGGATGTGTTCACGCAGGTCCCAGAACGCGCGCGACTGCGCGAGATTCTCCGCGACCACCGCGTCGACCACGAGCCCGGCCTCGAACGCTTCTTCCATCAGTTTCTCGAACAGCGCGCGCGCATGCGCTTCGCTTTCGTTGTCGGACAGTTCGAGCAGCACCGTCTGCGCATGCGTCTGCGCGAACGGGTAGCGCAGTTGCGGGTAGTGCTTGCCGACGAGCTGCATGCAGAAGTCCGACATCAGCTCGAAGCCGGTCAGCAGCGGCCCGGCCGCGCGCTGCGCGAGCGCGAGGAAATCGAGCGCCGCGTGCGGGGATTCGAGCGCGGCGAGGGCAGTGACCTGCGCGGCCGGCAGCGGATGCAGCTTCATCACGGCCGCCGTGATGATCCCGAGCGTGCCTTCCGCGCCGATGAACAGGTCGCGCAGGTCGTAGCCCGTGTTGTCCTTGCGCAGTCCGCGCAGGCCGTCCCAGATTTCACCCTGCGGCGTCACGACTTCAAGCCCGAGACACAGCTCGCGCGCGTTGCCGTAGCGCAGCACCGCGGTGCCGCCCGCATTGGTCGACAGGTTGCCGCCGATAGTGCAGCTGCCTTCCGCCGCGAGGCTCAGCGCGAACAGCCGGCCGCCTTCGCGGGCGCGCGCCTGCACGTCGGCGAGGATCACGCCGGCTTCGACGGTGATCGTGTTGTTGTGCGGATCGAGCGCGCGCACGCGGTTCAGGCGCGCGACGCTCAGCACGGCCTGGCTGCCGCTCGCGTCGGGCGTGGCGCCGCCGGCCAGGCCCGTGTTGCCGCCTTGCGGCACGAGCGCGATGCCGTGTGCGTTGGCCAGCTTGACGAGCGCGGCGACTTCGGCCGTGTTTGCGGGCTTCAGCACCGCGCACGCGGCACCCTTGTAGCGGCGTCGCCAGTCGGTCAGGAACGGCTCGGTATCGTGCGGGTCGGTCAGCACATGGTCGGCGCCGATCGCGTCGCGGCACGCGGAAACGAAAGCTTCGGAGGACATCATCACCTTGTCGCGTAAGGGTCAGGACGCGGCGCGCGACTTTTTCGCCGCGCGCTTGAACGGCGCGACGTACGCCAGCGCCGCCACGAAGAAGACGACGGCAAGCGCGGTCTCGCACCAGCCGAGCGTCGCGGACAGCCCGCGATCGGACATGCCGCGCACGACGCCTTCGGCGAAATAGGCGAGTATCAGCATGCTCGCCCACTGCATCGTATAGATGTTACGCCGCCAGACGCCGGGCAGCGCGAGCGCGAGCGGGATGGCCTTGAGCATCAGCGCGGAGCCGCCCGGGCGCAGCGGTGCGAGCCACAGCTCCCACGCGAGCGACAGCGCGATCAGCGCGACGAGGCACGCGATGGCGGCCAGCGCGTAGCGCGGTCGGGCCGCGACGACGGGGCGGGCAGGGGCGTTCATGCTGCCTCGGCGGCCTGGGCGCTGGAGAGGGCGGCCGCCGCGCGTGCGAGCCGCACGCCGAGCGCGGCCGCCAGCGCCTTTTCGTCCGCCGACAGCCCGGCGGCTGCCGAGCGATCGTGCTGCGCGACGTGCGACGCGCCGTACGGCGTGCCGCCGGTACGCGTCGTGGTGAGCGCGGATTCCGTGTACGGGATCCCGACGATCATCATCCCGTGATGGAGCAGCGGCAGCATCATCGACAGCAACGTCGATTCCTGGCCGCCGTGCAGGCTGCCCGTCGACGTGAACACGCTGGCCGGCTTGCCGGTCAGCGCGCCCGACAGCCATTGCGGTGTCGTGCCGTCGAGGAAATACTTGAGCGAGGCGGCCATGTTGCCGAAGCGGGTCGGCGAGCCGAGCGCGAGGCCCGCGCATTCCTCGAGATCGCGCAGTTCCGCGTACGGCGGGCCGTCGGCGGGAATGTCGGGGGCGGTGGCTTCGCAGACGGCCGATACGGGCGGCACGGTGCGGATGCGGGCCTGCATGCCCGGCACGCTGTCGATGCCGTTCGCGATCGCGAGCGCGAGATCGCGCGTGGCGCCGTGACGGCTGTAATAGAGGACGAGAATGTCTTTCATGGGCTACGGAGCCGCGTGCGGCCGCGCGCGTGCCCGGTGCAGTCGGCCCCTGCTGGAATCGAGCGGCTATTATAGGGGCTGAAGCCGTCGCGCAGCGCGACGGCGGCGCGCCGTCGGGCGCGCGGCATCAAGAAGGAGAAGCCGTTTGCCGAAGTTGAGCGTCGATCTCGACACCATCAAGCGCCTCGCGCAGTTCGCGGCCCGGCGCAGCGCCGAGGATCGCATCCCGCAAGTGGCGGGCAGTCTGACGTTCACGACGATGCTGGCGCTCGTGCCGCTCGTGACGGTCGCGTTCGCGCTGTTCACCGCGTTCCCGATGTTCGCGTCGTTCCAGATCTCGCTGCAGGGGTTCCTCGCGGATCACCTGATGCCTGCGCAGTTCAACATCCAGATCTTCAAGTACCTGAACCAGTTCGCGTCGAAGGCGAAGGGGCTGACGACCGCCGGCCTGATCGTGCTCGTCGTCACGTCGGTGATGACGATGATGACGATCGAGTCGGCGTTCAACCTGATCTGGCGCGTGCGCAAGCCGCGGCCATTCGCGCAGCGCGTGCTCGCGTACTGGGCGCTGATCACGCTCGGCCCGCTGCTGTTCGGCGTGAGCCTGTCGATCTCGTCGTACCTGTTCACGCAGTCGCTGGCGTTTACGGGCGCCGCGCCGTCGACATCGATCGTCGAGTGGCTGCTCGCGCTCGTATCGTTGCCGCTGACGGTGCTCGCGTTCACGCTGCTGTACGTGTACCTGCCGAACTGCACGGTCGCATGGCGCGACGCCGTGATCGGCGGGCTGTTCGCGGCTGTGGCATTCGAGCTCGCGAAGCGTGGCTTCGGCTACTACGTGCGGCGCATTCCGACCTATACGGCCGTCTATGGCGCGTTCGCGGCGCTGCCCGTGTTCCTGTTATGGGTGTACCTGAGCTGGTTCATCGCGCTGCTCGGCGCGATGGTGGCCTCCGCGCTGCCGGCGATCCGCGTCGGCCAGTTCCACCGTATCCACTATCCGGGCAGCGACCTGCTCGACGCGCTGGAAATGCTCGCGCGGCTGGCCGAAGCGCGCACGGTCGGCAAGCGCGGCTACACGGCGATGCGGCTCGCGACCATGCTGCGCTGCGACATGGAAACCGCCCAGCGCTTGCTGACGACGATGGAGGAGCGGGAATGGATTGCGCGGCTTGACGGCGGCGGCGAGACCACGCCGCGCTACATCCTGCTCGCGAACCCGGAGCAGCTGACGCTCGCGCAGCTGTTCGACGTGCTGGTGATCGACCGCACGGAGCTGACCTACCAGTTGCAGAGGCGCCGCAGCCACGTCGATGGCGCTGCGCTGCTTGCGGTGCTGTCGAGTGACCGCTTTGACGTGTCGCTCGCGTCGCTGATCGCCGCGCACCGGCTTGCGGGTGCGCAGCCGGCGGCGATCCCGGGGCAGGCGCCGGGTACCGTGTCCGACCCGCATGCACGCCCGCCGCGGCCC includes these proteins:
- the wrbA gene encoding NAD(P)H:quinone oxidoreductase codes for the protein MKDILVLYYSRHGATRDLALAIANGIDSVPGMQARIRTVPPVSAVCEATAPDIPADGPPYAELRDLEECAGLALGSPTRFGNMAASLKYFLDGTTPQWLSGALTGKPASVFTSTGSLHGGQESTLLSMMLPLLHHGMMIVGIPYTESALTTTRTGGTPYGASHVAQHDRSAAAGLSADEKALAAALGVRLARAAAALSSAQAAEAA
- a CDS encoding FAD-binding oxidoreductase, coding for MMSSEAFVSACRDAIGADHVLTDPHDTEPFLTDWRRRYKGAACAVLKPANTAEVAALVKLANAHGIALVPQGGNTGLAGGATPDASGSQAVLSVARLNRVRALDPHNNTITVEAGVILADVQARAREGGRLFALSLAAEGSCTIGGNLSTNAGGTAVLRYGNARELCLGLEVVTPQGEIWDGLRGLRKDNTGYDLRDLFIGAEGTLGIITAAVMKLHPLPAAQVTALAALESPHAALDFLALAQRAAGPLLTGFELMSDFCMQLVGKHYPQLRYPFAQTHAQTVLLELSDNESEAHARALFEKLMEEAFEAGLVVDAVVAENLAQSRAFWDLREHIPLAQADEGLNIKHDIAVPISSIARFIDETDAAIQQAAPGARMVTFGHLGDGNLHYNVQMPKGGDPKAFLAAFQAPINRIVYDNVHRHHGTISAEHGIGQLKIDDAQRYKSPVETTLMRTLKTALDPRGLMNPGKVLR
- a CDS encoding DUF2069 domain-containing protein translates to MNAPARPVVAARPRYALAAIACLVALIALSLAWELWLAPLRPGGSALMLKAIPLALALPGVWRRNIYTMQWASMLILAYFAEGVVRGMSDRGLSATLGWCETALAVVFFVAALAYVAPFKRAAKKSRAAS
- a CDS encoding YihY family inner membrane protein, with amino-acid sequence MPKLSVDLDTIKRLAQFAARRSAEDRIPQVAGSLTFTTMLALVPLVTVAFALFTAFPMFASFQISLQGFLADHLMPAQFNIQIFKYLNQFASKAKGLTTAGLIVLVVTSVMTMMTIESAFNLIWRVRKPRPFAQRVLAYWALITLGPLLFGVSLSISSYLFTQSLAFTGAAPSTSIVEWLLALVSLPLTVLAFTLLYVYLPNCTVAWRDAVIGGLFAAVAFELAKRGFGYYVRRIPTYTAVYGAFAALPVFLLWVYLSWFIALLGAMVASALPAIRVGQFHRIHYPGSDLLDALEMLARLAEARTVGKRGYTAMRLATMLRCDMETAQRLLTTMEEREWIARLDGGGETTPRYILLANPEQLTLAQLFDVLVIDRTELTYQLQRRRSHVDGAALLAVLSSDRFDVSLASLIAAHRLAGAQPAAIPGQAPGTVSDPHARPPRPA